A region of Leishmania mexicana MHOM/GT/2001/U1103 complete genome, chromosome 8 DNA encodes the following proteins:
- a CDS encoding putative tryparedoxin: MSGLKKFFPHSTSFLKGSATDVALSSLAGKTLFFYFSASWCPPCRGFTPQLVEFYKTHAKSKNFEVMLISWDEEVDDFTEYYGKMPWLALPFEDRKGMEFLKNGFKVETIPTLIGVEADTGKILTTRARNMVVKDPEAKEFPWPDVSEK, encoded by the coding sequence ATGTCAGGCTTGAAGAAGTTCTTCCCTCACTCCACCAGCTTCCTCAAGGGCTCGGCGACGGACGTCGCTTTGTCATCGCTGGCTGGAAAGACCCTCTTCTTCTATTTCTCGGCTAGTTGGTGCCCGCCATGCCGCGGCTTCACTCCGCAGCTCGTTGAATTCTACAAGACACACGCGAAGTCGAAGAATTTCGAGGTGATGCTGATCTCTTgggacgaggaggtcgaTGATTTCACGGAGTACTACGGGAAAATGCCATGGCTGGCGCTGCCCTTTGAGGATCGAAAAGGGATGGAGTTTCTCAAGAATGGGTTCAAGGTGGAGACGATTCCGACGCTAATCGGCGTCGAGGCGGACACAGGCAAGATCCTTACGACACGGGCACGCAACATGGTCGTGAAGGACCCCGAGGCGAAGGAGTTCCCGTGGCCCGACGTGTCGGAGAAGTAA